From one Cyanobacterium stanieri PCC 7202 genomic stretch:
- a CDS encoding protoporphyrin IX magnesium-chelatase (PFAM: Magnesium chelatase, subunit ChlI~TIGRFAM: magnesium chelatase ATPase subunit I~COGs: COG1239 Mg-chelatase subunit ChlI~InterPro IPR003593:IPR011775:IPR000523~KEGG: cyc:PCC7424_0648 magnesium chelatase ATPase subunit I~PFAM: magnesium chelatase ChlI subunit~PRIAM: Magnesium chelatase~SMART: AAA ATPase~SPTR: Magnesium chelatase ATPase subunit I;~TIGRFAM: magnesium chelatase ATPase subunit I), whose protein sequence is MTTTLQAPPKKNRRLVFPFTAIVGQEQMKLALLLNVIDPKIGGVMIMGDRGTGKSTTIRALADLLPEISVVAGDPFNSDPNDMEMMGEELREKIEQNQHIDTVQKKVPMIDLPLGATEDRVCGTIDIEKALSEGVKAFEPGLLAKANRGILYVDEVNLLDDHLVDVLLDSAASGWNTVEREGISIRHPARFVLVGSGNPEEGELRPQLLDRFGMHAEIRTVKDPDLRVQIVEQRAEFDQDPQGFLAKYEDDQRALQQKLVDAQNLLPQITIDYEIRVKVSEICSDLDVDGLRGDIVTNRAAKAIAAFEGRTEVTVDDIRRVMPLCLRHRLRKDPLESIDSGYKVEKAVDRVFGLEVE, encoded by the coding sequence ATGACAACCACTTTACAAGCACCTCCTAAAAAAAATCGTCGTTTAGTTTTTCCTTTTACTGCCATTGTTGGACAAGAGCAGATGAAACTCGCTCTATTGCTTAATGTTATCGACCCTAAAATTGGTGGGGTGATGATTATGGGCGATCGGGGTACGGGCAAATCTACCACCATCAGAGCGTTAGCGGATTTGTTACCCGAAATTAGTGTAGTGGCAGGAGATCCTTTTAATTCAGATCCCAATGATATGGAAATGATGGGGGAAGAGTTGAGAGAAAAGATTGAACAAAATCAACATATCGATACCGTTCAGAAAAAAGTACCCATGATCGATTTACCCTTGGGTGCGACCGAAGATCGTGTTTGTGGTACTATCGACATTGAAAAAGCCCTTTCTGAAGGGGTGAAAGCCTTTGAACCGGGATTACTCGCCAAGGCTAACCGTGGTATCCTTTATGTGGATGAGGTAAACCTCTTGGATGACCACTTGGTAGATGTTCTCCTCGACTCCGCCGCTAGTGGTTGGAATACCGTGGAAAGGGAAGGTATTTCCATTCGTCACCCTGCCCGTTTTGTGTTGGTGGGTTCTGGAAACCCCGAAGAAGGGGAATTAAGACCTCAGTTATTAGACCGTTTTGGGATGCACGCTGAAATTCGTACGGTCAAAGATCCTGATCTTCGTGTGCAAATTGTAGAACAAAGGGCGGAGTTTGATCAAGACCCTCAAGGTTTCTTGGCGAAATATGAAGATGATCAAAGGGCTTTGCAACAAAAGTTAGTTGATGCCCAAAATCTTTTACCCCAAATCACCATCGATTATGAAATCCGAGTAAAAGTCTCTGAGATTTGTTCTGATCTCGATGTGGATGGTTTACGGGGTGATATTGTGACAAATCGGGCGGCAAAGGCGATCGCAGCTTTTGAAGGACGTACCGAGGTAACTGTGGATGACATTCGCCGAGTAATGCCCCTCTGTCTTCGTCACCGTTTACGTAAAGATCCCTTAGAATCCATTGATTCTGGCTACAAGGTAGAGAAAGCCGTGGATCGTGTTTTCGGGTTAGAAGTCGAATAG
- a CDS encoding protein of unknown function DUF262 (PFAM: Protein of unknown function DUF262; Protein of unknown function (DUF1524)~InterPro IPR004919:IPR011089~KEGG: cpb:Cphamn1_1150 protein of unknown function DUF262~PFAM: protein of unknown function DUF262; protein of unknown function DUF1524 RloF~SPTR: Putative uncharacterized protein) encodes MKANETKIIQFLQQTRIQFVIPVYQRNYDWSIPECKQILNDILDIGNNNNITTHFIGGIVYIHDDIYVSTDVRELTIIDGQQRLTTITLIYLAIYHLAKKLDIEIANEILNTYILNQFIKQDEQKVKLKLTSENDRALKYLIRGDRTEEITSYSKIIDNFNYFEKNINQDNYGVVLKGLEKLIFVEISLERGKDDPQRIFESLNSTGLDLSQADLIRNYILMDLNLDEQQRIYQDYWLMIENLARDEIKNISKVSDFIRDYLTLTHKNIPNKSKVYEEFKNKYPDKVNLEEVLKTIKRFAKYYNKLINPKNEKDIDIRKELEYINRLEINVAYPFLMQVYFDFEEKIIDKHTLIHILLVVQSFVWRRFIIGLSTNSLNKIFMNLYEKIDTDNYLFSLQKALLQKKGSQRFPKNQEVLDALKVKDVYNIKAKNRIYLLERLEYYQNFEPVILDSKITIEHIFPQNPDPQWLKDLGKEEFDYIKNNYLHTLANLTLSGVNAQLKNKSFLEKRDLKDYGYKYSNFNLNRYLKDFDKWDKSEIQKRFNDLAEQFLKIWSYPDIDINDRETEEVNIFDADEPKGKKLEYAIFCDEKLHIKEVAKLYAEVFKKLFERNSEIFFNSDLKEKISLTEEKNKNILRQSVAVSNNFYIESNLDNNQKFDKIKYALKLFDLEEELIIKYTK; translated from the coding sequence GTGAAAGCTAACGAAACAAAAATAATTCAATTTTTACAACAAACGAGAATCCAGTTTGTTATTCCCGTTTATCAAAGGAATTATGATTGGTCAATTCCTGAATGTAAACAAATTTTAAATGACATCCTAGACATAGGAAATAATAATAATATTACTACTCATTTTATTGGGGGAATCGTATATATTCATGATGATATATATGTTTCTACTGATGTCAGGGAGTTAACCATAATCGACGGGCAACAACGTTTAACTACCATCACTTTAATTTATTTAGCTATTTATCATTTGGCGAAAAAGTTAGATATTGAAATAGCAAATGAGATCCTTAATACTTATATTCTTAATCAATTTATTAAACAAGATGAGCAAAAAGTAAAGTTAAAATTAACCTCTGAAAATGACCGAGCTTTAAAATATTTGATTAGGGGCGATCGCACCGAAGAAATTACCAGTTATTCAAAAATAATTGATAACTTTAACTACTTTGAAAAAAATATTAATCAAGATAATTATGGAGTGGTTTTAAAAGGTTTAGAAAAACTAATATTTGTAGAAATATCTTTAGAAAGAGGAAAAGATGATCCTCAGCGAATCTTTGAAAGTCTTAACTCTACAGGATTAGATTTATCCCAAGCAGACTTAATTAGAAATTATATCTTAATGGATTTAAACCTTGATGAACAACAAAGAATTTATCAAGATTATTGGCTAATGATTGAAAACCTTGCAAGGGATGAGATAAAAAATATTAGTAAAGTATCTGATTTCATTAGAGATTATTTAACCTTAACCCATAAAAATATTCCCAATAAGTCAAAAGTTTATGAGGAATTTAAAAATAAATATCCAGATAAAGTTAATTTAGAAGAAGTTTTAAAAACCATAAAAAGGTTTGCTAAATATTATAATAAATTAATTAACCCCAAAAATGAAAAAGATATAGACATCAGAAAAGAATTAGAGTACATAAATCGCCTCGAAATAAATGTAGCTTATCCTTTTCTAATGCAGGTTTACTTCGACTTTGAAGAAAAAATAATAGATAAACATACTTTAATTCACATTCTCCTTGTAGTTCAATCTTTTGTATGGAGAAGATTTATTATCGGCTTAAGTACCAATAGTTTAAATAAAATTTTTATGAATTTGTATGAAAAAATAGATACAGATAATTATTTATTTTCTCTACAAAAAGCCCTATTACAAAAAAAAGGAAGTCAAAGATTTCCCAAAAATCAAGAAGTTTTAGACGCTCTGAAAGTTAAGGATGTTTATAATATCAAAGCTAAAAATAGGATTTATTTATTAGAAAGATTAGAATATTATCAAAACTTTGAACCTGTAATATTAGATAGTAAAATTACCATAGAGCATATTTTCCCCCAAAATCCTGATCCACAATGGTTAAAAGATTTAGGTAAAGAGGAATTTGATTATATTAAAAATAATTACTTACATACCTTAGCAAATTTAACCTTATCTGGGGTAAATGCTCAGTTAAAAAATAAGTCTTTTCTTGAAAAAAGAGATTTAAAAGACTATGGATATAAATACAGTAATTTTAACCTTAATAGATATTTAAAGGATTTTGATAAATGGGATAAAAGTGAGATTCAAAAACGTTTTAATGATTTAGCTGAACAATTTTTAAAAATCTGGTCTTATCCTGACATTGATATAAACGATAGAGAAACAGAGGAAGTTAATATTTTTGATGCCGATGAACCAAAAGGAAAAAAACTTGAATATGCCATTTTCTGTGATGAAAAATTACACATCAAAGAAGTAGCTAAACTGTATGCAGAAGTATTTAAAAAATTATTTGAGCGAAATTCAGAGATATTTTTTAATTCTGATCTAAAAGAAAAAATTAGTTTAACAGAAGAGAAAAATAAAAATATTTTAAGGCAGTCTGTAGCCGTTAGCAATAACTTTTATATCGAAAGTAATTTGGATAACAATCAAAAATTTGACAAAATTAAATATGCCTTAAAATTGTTTGATCTCGAAGAAGAATTAATTATTAAATACACAAAATGA
- a CDS encoding SPFH domain, Band 7 family protein (PFAM: SPFH domain / Band 7 family~COGs: COG0330 Membrane protease subunits stomatin/prohibitin homologs~InterPro IPR001107:IPR000163~KEGG: cyt:cce_0341 putative band 7 protein, cation conductance~PFAM: band 7 protein~SMART: band 7 protein~SPTR: Prohibitin) produces the protein MNRQTTNISSLIAAIVTAFIVFIGLNSFVIINPGQTGVLSILGKAQDQPLLEGIHFKPPVVSAVDVYDVTVQKFEVPAQSSTKDLQDLSASFAINFRLDPVKVVEIRRTQGTLQNIVAKIIAPQTQESFKIAAAKRTVEEAITKRSELKEDFDNALTSRLDKYGIIVLDTSVVDLAFSPEFAKAVEDKQIAEQRSQRAVYIAKEAEQEAQADINRAKGRAEAQRLLAETLKAQGGELVLQKEAIEAWRNGGSQMPKVLVMGGDSKGSVPFLFNLNDVAK, from the coding sequence TTGAATCGTCAAACAACCAATATATCCTCATTAATAGCCGCTATTGTAACCGCTTTTATTGTATTTATTGGACTTAATTCTTTCGTCATCATCAATCCCGGACAAACAGGGGTATTAAGCATTCTCGGGAAAGCCCAAGATCAACCATTATTAGAGGGTATCCACTTTAAACCCCCTGTTGTATCAGCGGTGGATGTTTATGATGTGACAGTACAAAAATTTGAAGTACCTGCCCAAAGTTCTACCAAAGACTTACAAGATTTATCGGCTAGTTTTGCTATTAACTTCCGTCTTGATCCTGTAAAAGTAGTGGAAATCAGAAGAACTCAGGGAACATTACAAAATATTGTAGCGAAAATTATTGCTCCTCAAACCCAAGAATCTTTTAAAATTGCGGCGGCTAAACGCACCGTAGAAGAAGCTATCACTAAACGGAGTGAGTTAAAAGAAGATTTTGACAATGCCCTCACTTCTCGCCTTGATAAATATGGTATTATCGTTCTTGATACCAGTGTAGTTGATTTGGCTTTCTCTCCTGAGTTTGCGAAGGCAGTAGAAGATAAACAAATCGCTGAACAACGTTCTCAAAGGGCTGTATATATCGCCAAAGAAGCCGAACAGGAAGCCCAAGCCGACATCAACCGTGCTAAAGGTAGGGCAGAGGCTCAAAGGCTATTGGCTGAAACCCTTAAGGCACAAGGGGGCGAGTTGGTATTACAGAAAGAGGCGATCGAAGCATGGCGCAATGGCGGCTCTCAGATGCCCAAAGTTTTAGTCATGGGAGGGGATTCTAAAGGTAGTGTTCCTTTCTTGTTCAATCTTAATGATGTAGCTAAATAA
- a CDS encoding two component transcriptional regulator, LuxR family (PFAM: Response regulator receiver domain; Bacterial regulatory proteins, luxR family~COGs: COG2197 Response regulator containing a CheY-like receiver domain and an HTH DNA-binding domain~InterPro IPR001789:IPR000792~KEGG: cyc:PCC7424_2955 two component transcriptional regulator, LuxR family~PFAM: response regulator receiver; regulatory protein LuxR~SMART: response regulator receiver; regulatory protein LuxR~SPTR: Two component transcriptional regulator, LuxR family), which yields MTERILLVDDEPGIRESLQAYLGDNDDWQVDVASNAKEAWTMLQDEIPDLIISDIMMPEVNGLEFLAQLKDDIRFQNIPVVFLTAKGMTGDRIEGYTAGCDAYLPKPFDPDELEAIVKNLLEKSKIRQESSPQSSQLEELVKDVKDIKDKLDSSNKLSVTESPIKIDLTPREQSVLDLVAQGLMNKEIAKTLQTSVRNVEKYVSRLFSKTGTNSRTELVRFALTHGLTE from the coding sequence ATGACAGAACGTATTTTATTAGTGGATGATGAGCCGGGGATTCGGGAATCTTTACAGGCGTATTTAGGAGATAATGACGATTGGCAGGTGGATGTTGCCAGTAATGCCAAGGAAGCATGGACAATGTTACAGGATGAAATTCCTGATCTAATTATTTCCGATATTATGATGCCCGAAGTTAATGGTTTGGAATTTTTGGCTCAATTAAAGGATGATATTCGTTTTCAGAATATTCCCGTGGTATTTTTGACTGCGAAGGGGATGACAGGCGATCGCATCGAAGGTTATACTGCAGGATGTGATGCTTATTTACCAAAACCTTTTGATCCTGACGAATTAGAGGCGATCGTTAAAAATTTACTGGAAAAGAGTAAAATAAGACAAGAAAGTAGTCCTCAGAGTAGCCAGTTAGAGGAGTTAGTGAAAGACGTTAAGGATATTAAAGACAAATTAGATAGTTCTAATAAATTGAGTGTCACAGAATCCCCTATCAAAATTGATTTAACACCCCGAGAACAAAGTGTATTAGACTTAGTGGCACAAGGTTTGATGAATAAGGAAATCGCCAAAACTCTTCAGACTAGCGTTCGCAATGTGGAAAAATATGTTAGTCGTCTCTTTAGTAAAACAGGCACCAACAGCCGTACAGAATTGGTGCGTTTTGCCCTTACCCATGGCTTGACAGAGTAA
- a CDS encoding hypothetical protein (KEGG: cyh:Cyan8802_0287 hypothetical protein~SPTR: Putative uncharacterized protein) yields the protein METYQSLSQTHLTLFETCPPLFQKKYLEQISTLPNINQEEKSEWGKKFHLLMQQYHLGLPVHDFIYDDISFQQSLEALINETKNIWISSKTFSREAEYKLQLKFNNYIFTVIYDLLILYPDQAIIYDWKTYLQPENKNKLQNNWQTKLYLYVLAEKMNYQPSQLSMTYWFVKLPHKPQSVTVQYSDAMHQKNRQEIVNILDKLESFTHDYINNNLDFSHVINCQKKCPYYKLLKEDNIIDNAIESVANISSNLSEIEEINPFLNS from the coding sequence ATGGAAACTTATCAATCATTATCTCAAACCCATCTTACCCTGTTTGAAACCTGCCCTCCATTATTTCAGAAAAAATACCTCGAACAAATTAGCACTCTTCCCAATATTAATCAAGAAGAAAAAAGCGAATGGGGAAAAAAATTTCACCTCTTAATGCAACAATATCACCTCGGCTTACCCGTCCATGACTTTATCTATGATGATATATCTTTTCAACAGTCTTTAGAAGCTCTAATAAATGAGACGAAAAATATTTGGATTTCATCAAAAACCTTTTCACGGGAAGCGGAGTATAAATTACAACTAAAGTTTAATAACTACATTTTTACGGTTATTTATGACCTTTTAATTTTATATCCTGACCAAGCAATTATTTATGATTGGAAAACATATTTACAACCAGAAAACAAAAATAAGTTACAAAATAACTGGCAAACCAAACTATATTTATACGTCTTGGCAGAAAAGATGAATTATCAACCCTCACAGTTGAGTATGACTTACTGGTTTGTGAAATTACCCCATAAACCTCAAAGTGTGACTGTTCAATATAGCGATGCCATGCACCAAAAAAACCGTCAAGAGATAGTTAATATTCTTGATAAACTAGAGTCTTTTACCCATGATTATATTAACAATAATCTTGATTTTTCTCATGTTATAAATTGTCAAAAAAAATGCCCTTATTATAAACTCTTAAAAGAGGATAATATTATAGATAATGCTATAGAAAGCGTAGCAAATATTTCCTCCAATTTGTCAGAAATAGAAGAAATAAATCCTTTTTTAAACAGCTAA
- a CDS encoding urea ABC transporter ATP-binding protein (PFAM: ABC transporter~TIGRFAM: urea ABC transporter, ATP-binding protein UrtE~COGs: COG0410 ABC-type branched-chain amino acid transport systems ATPase component~InterPro IPR003593:IPR017780:IPR003439~KEGG: syp:SYNPCC7002_A1627 ABC transporter, ATP-binding protein~PFAM: ABC transporter related~SMART: AAA ATPase~SPTR: ABC transporter, ATP-binding protein;~TIGRFAM: urea ABC transporter, ATP-binding protein UrtE): MLNLSDLNVYYGESHILRGVDLNINSGEMVCLIGRNGVGKTTLLKTIMGLLKSRTGMINFREQKLDKLTTDKRAKLGIGYVPQGREIIPRLTVKDNLLIGLEAIPKKERGKKVIPDEIFELFPVLKTMLHRMGGDLSGGQQQQLAIARALMGRPKLLLLDEPTEGIQPSIILEIEAAVKKIIAETGISVLLVEQHLHFVRQADRYYAMQKGGIVASGKTSQLSQRVIQEFLAV, encoded by the coding sequence ATGTTAAATTTGTCTGATTTAAACGTATATTATGGAGAAAGCCATATTCTCAGAGGGGTTGATTTAAATATCAATAGTGGCGAAATGGTGTGCTTAATTGGTAGAAATGGTGTGGGAAAAACCACCCTTTTAAAAACCATCATGGGTTTGTTGAAATCTCGCACGGGAATGATTAATTTTAGAGAGCAAAAATTAGATAAGTTGACCACCGATAAAAGGGCAAAATTAGGTATTGGTTATGTACCCCAAGGTAGGGAAATTATACCTCGTTTAACGGTTAAAGATAATTTGTTAATTGGTTTAGAAGCAATCCCCAAAAAAGAGAGGGGCAAAAAGGTTATTCCCGATGAAATTTTCGAGTTATTTCCTGTGCTTAAAACCATGTTACATCGTATGGGAGGAGATTTGAGCGGAGGACAACAACAGCAACTTGCGATCGCACGGGCTTTGATGGGCAGACCAAAACTGCTACTATTAGACGAACCCACCGAAGGAATCCAACCATCGATTATCCTTGAAATTGAGGCAGCGGTGAAAAAGATTATTGCCGAAACGGGTATTTCTGTATTATTGGTAGAACAACATTTGCATTTTGTGCGTCAAGCGGATCGATATTACGCCATGCAAAAAGGAGGAATAGTGGCATCGGGCAAAACAAGCCAACTTAGTCAGAGGGTAATTCAGGAATTTTTAGCTGTTTAA
- a CDS encoding urea ABC transporter ATP-binding protein (PFAM: ABC transporter; Branched-chain amino acid ATP-binding cassette transporter~TIGRFAM: urea ABC transporter, ATP-binding protein UrtD~COGs: COG4674 Uncharacterized ABC-type transport system ATPase component~InterPro IPR003593:IPR017781:IPR003439:IPR017871~KEGG: syp:SYNPCC7002_A0395 branched chain amino acid ABC transporter ATP-binding protein~PFAM: ABC transporter related~SMART: AAA ATPase~SPTR: ABC transporter, Branched-chain amino acid transport, ATP-binding protein;~TIGRFAM: urea ABC transporter, ATP-binding protein UrtD), whose product MSEKILEIENLTVNFDGFKALNNLNFHLNKGELRVIIGPNGAGKTTFLDVITGKVQPTQGRVLFKGKNLKKSPEYKIARLGIGRKFQTPRVYLNLTVKENLDLVTNKNKNVISTLFSKPKKEEKTSVLSLLETIGLSTKAHLKAALLSHGEKQRLEIGMLVAQSPDLLLVDEPVAGLTDEETENVGNLLIALAESHSIIVIEHDMEFVRQIAKQVTVLHQGTVLCEGVMDEVQNDPRVIEVYLGQETSFDSQEIVIIRIAASIAWADFNLTPQEQDIILDQLSKEFAENADHEEEIKAELVNFLGENIALEELVPQLDSEETKKQALQVSYHIIKNSPDNELQNQYFQELITLLNLTPEVVQEILNEDQSSLSEPLYEAE is encoded by the coding sequence ATGAGTGAGAAAATATTAGAAATAGAAAACCTAACCGTCAACTTCGACGGTTTTAAAGCCCTCAATAACCTTAACTTTCACCTCAACAAAGGCGAATTAAGAGTTATTATTGGGCCCAATGGTGCAGGAAAAACCACCTTTTTAGACGTTATTACAGGAAAAGTTCAACCCACCCAAGGAAGAGTATTATTCAAAGGGAAAAATCTCAAAAAATCGCCAGAATATAAAATTGCCCGTCTAGGAATTGGGCGCAAATTTCAAACTCCTAGGGTATATCTAAACCTTACGGTAAAAGAAAATCTTGACCTCGTTACCAATAAAAATAAAAACGTAATTTCTACCCTATTTAGTAAACCAAAAAAAGAAGAAAAAACCAGTGTATTAAGTTTACTAGAAACCATCGGCTTAAGTACCAAAGCCCACCTCAAAGCCGCCTTACTTTCCCATGGAGAAAAACAAAGACTAGAAATTGGGATGCTCGTTGCCCAATCCCCTGACTTATTATTAGTAGATGAACCCGTAGCAGGATTAACCGACGAAGAAACGGAAAATGTCGGCAATCTTTTAATCGCCCTTGCCGAGAGTCATTCTATCATTGTCATAGAACACGATATGGAATTTGTACGTCAAATCGCCAAACAAGTCACTGTATTACATCAAGGTACGGTATTATGTGAAGGGGTAATGGATGAAGTACAAAATGATCCAAGGGTAATTGAGGTATATTTAGGACAAGAAACCTCCTTTGATAGCCAAGAAATTGTTATCATACGCATCGCTGCCTCCATTGCATGGGCAGATTTTAATTTGACACCCCAAGAACAAGATATTATTTTAGATCAGTTAAGCAAGGAATTTGCCGAAAATGCTGACCATGAGGAAGAAATTAAGGCAGAATTAGTTAACTTCTTGGGGGAAAATATTGCCCTAGAGGAGTTAGTGCCTCAGTTAGATAGTGAGGAAACTAAAAAACAAGCCCTACAAGTTAGTTATCACATTATTAAAAATAGTCCAGATAATGAGTTACAAAATCAATATTTTCAAGAATTAATTACTTTATTAAATCTTACCCCTGAAGTCGTCCAAGAAATTTTGAATGAGGATCAAAGTTCGCTCTCTGAGCCATTATATGAAGCTGAATAA
- a CDS encoding 6-phosphogluconate dehydrogenase NAD-binding protein (PFAM: NAD binding domain of 6-phosphogluconate dehydrogenase~COGs: COG2084 3-hydroxyisobutyrate dehydrogenase and related beta-hydroxyacid dehydrogenase~InterPro IPR006183:IPR006115~KEGG: cyc:PCC7424_1570 6-phosphogluconate dehydrogenase NAD-binding~PFAM: 6-phosphogluconate dehydrogenase NAD-binding~SPTR: 6-phosphogluconate dehydrogenase NAD-binding): MVENQIAFLGLGVMGAPMTINFAQHNLPIKAWNRTGDRPWLQNVTASGATIVNSIQEAVESASIIFTCLGDIPDVEEVIFGNGGIIHHASPHSIIVDFSTIGSQGARAIALKLKTHQIRFMDAPVSGGDIGAKNGTLTIMVGGEKADFEEIKPYLDIVGKNITYCGEVGSGQAVKLCNQVLASLHMVALCEALQLAKTQNIDPNLIVDVCSTGAAGSWALTNLAPKIINQDYQPGFMIKHILKDLRLVKEVIEDIENYPGINLAQQLFQQVAHQNNDNGYLEGTQAMIKAYGEKF, from the coding sequence ATGGTAGAGAATCAAATTGCTTTTCTTGGTTTGGGGGTAATGGGGGCGCCGATGACAATCAATTTCGCCCAGCATAATTTACCTATCAAAGCATGGAATCGTACGGGCGATCGCCCTTGGTTGCAAAACGTAACCGCATCAGGGGCCACCATCGTTAACTCTATCCAAGAAGCCGTAGAATCAGCGTCCATTATTTTTACCTGTTTGGGGGATATTCCTGATGTAGAGGAGGTTATTTTCGGGAATGGTGGCATTATTCATCACGCCTCCCCCCATAGTATCATTGTTGATTTTAGTACCATTGGCTCTCAAGGCGCAAGGGCGATCGCCCTTAAACTAAAAACCCATCAAATCCGTTTTATGGATGCCCCCGTATCAGGAGGAGATATAGGAGCAAAAAACGGCACCCTTACTATCATGGTAGGAGGAGAAAAAGCAGACTTTGAAGAAATAAAACCCTATCTCGACATAGTCGGTAAAAACATCACCTACTGCGGGGAAGTAGGCAGTGGACAAGCCGTCAAACTATGTAATCAAGTCTTAGCATCCCTCCACATGGTAGCCCTTTGTGAAGCCCTACAACTAGCCAAAACCCAAAACATTGACCCTAACCTGATTGTAGATGTTTGTAGTACAGGCGCCGCAGGTTCCTGGGCATTAACAAATCTAGCTCCCAAAATCATCAACCAAGACTATCAACCTGGTTTCATGATTAAACACATCCTCAAAGACTTACGCCTCGTCAAAGAAGTAATCGAAGACATCGAAAACTATCCCGGCATCAACCTTGCCCAACAACTATTCCAACAAGTAGCCCACCAAAACAATGATAACGGTTACCTAGAAGGAACTCAAGCCATGATTAAAGCCTATGGTGAGAAATTTTGA
- a CDS encoding transcriptional regulator, ArsR family (PFAM: Bacterial regulatory protein, arsR family~COGs: COG0640 transcriptional regulator protein~InterPro IPR001845~KEGG: cyc:PCC7424_3335 transcriptional regulator, ArsR family~PFAM: regulatory protein ArsR~SMART: regulatory protein ArsR~SPTR: Transcriptional regulator, ArsR family) has protein sequence MPSSNLSGMLTCFRALSDPIRLNVINLLQEKEMCVGDICLALKIAQPKLSFHLRVLRESGLLQTRQEGRWIYYRLNPLQFQALIESLAQSASD, from the coding sequence ATGCCAAGCTCAAACTTGAGTGGTATGTTAACCTGTTTTCGTGCTTTATCTGATCCCATAAGACTAAATGTAATAAATTTATTACAAGAAAAGGAAATGTGTGTGGGAGATATTTGTTTAGCTTTAAAAATCGCTCAACCTAAATTATCTTTTCATTTACGGGTATTAAGGGAATCGGGATTATTGCAAACAAGGCAGGAAGGGCGCTGGATATATTATCGTCTTAATCCGCTTCAATTTCAGGCTTTGATAGAGTCTTTAGCACAATCCGCCAGTGACTGA